In Arcobacter ellisii, a genomic segment contains:
- a CDS encoding sensor histidine kinase yields the protein MKYILLFSLLFFNYLFASSKEVLLIHSYHKGYIWTDDISKTIEKNFKPLKDVELTTIYMDTKRIDTPEYLSNLVKLYKQQFENRKFDLIIISDNNAFDFIIKYHEYLFKDVPVVFCGINNFDKVLLHENDMKDIMTGVAEEVDVEKNIELISKLHPNLKNLLIINDRSATGNAVKRDLNPIIEKYQKKFNIEYTDNLEISNLKKKVSNLDKKNSVILFVLLFKDTTGKYFTYKQSFQEVKKVSEVPIYGLWDFYLNDGIVGGLLTSAVAQGEAVSKMALEILNGKKTTDIPILEKSPNLYMFDYNELKKFDINISDYVNDPIIINEPSSVYKQHYKFFIISILIILTLSIIVLILKANIQRREKVELALSNRLEFDKVLLDTIPNPIYYKNIDGKFLGCNTSFETLVNSTRDEIIGKTAFDFFPYKIALANTKIDKELLQTFSTSTSEFTFYTPSNEMKHIILNKAVYKNIDGTVGGIVCIMDDITERIQQKQFLIQQSKLAEMGDMIAAIAHQWNEPLVELSALVQDIQTSYLLNELKEVNVKDFVNDSMVQIKYMSKTLSDFRNFLKPSTKKKLFSISKALNEINEIIGKQIFYSNIKMSFNYKNENEELLIYGYENEFKQVLLNLINNAKNKIVENYKDSQEHAKIDINIERCQNYNTIEIIDNGGKIDEKIINSIFEPYFTTKESGTGLGLYMAKVIVEDKMRGSIKVRNEGENVVFTIKLPHKKV from the coding sequence ATGAAATATATTTTACTATTTAGCTTACTTTTTTTTAATTACCTCTTTGCTTCTAGTAAAGAGGTACTTTTAATTCACTCTTATCATAAAGGTTATATTTGGACCGATGATATATCAAAAACAATTGAAAAAAATTTCAAACCACTAAAAGATGTAGAACTAACTACAATTTATATGGATACGAAAAGAATTGACACACCTGAGTATCTATCAAATCTAGTAAAACTTTATAAACAACAATTTGAAAATAGAAAATTTGATTTAATAATAATAAGTGACAATAATGCATTTGATTTTATAATTAAATATCATGAATATCTTTTCAAAGATGTACCAGTCGTTTTTTGTGGAATAAACAATTTTGACAAAGTATTGCTTCATGAAAATGATATGAAAGATATTATGACGGGAGTTGCTGAAGAAGTTGATGTTGAAAAAAATATTGAATTAATTTCAAAACTACATCCAAATCTAAAAAATTTATTAATTATAAACGACCGTTCTGCAACAGGAAATGCTGTAAAAAGAGATTTAAATCCTATTATTGAAAAATATCAAAAGAAATTTAATATTGAATATACAGATAACCTAGAGATTTCAAATCTAAAAAAGAAAGTATCAAATTTAGATAAAAAAAATAGTGTAATTTTATTTGTTTTACTTTTTAAAGATACAACGGGAAAATATTTTACATACAAACAAAGCTTTCAAGAGGTAAAAAAAGTAAGCGAAGTTCCAATTTATGGACTTTGGGATTTTTATCTAAATGATGGAATTGTTGGAGGTCTTTTAACATCAGCAGTTGCTCAAGGTGAGGCTGTTTCAAAAATGGCATTAGAAATTCTAAATGGTAAAAAAACGACAGATATTCCTATTTTAGAAAAATCTCCAAATCTTTATATGTTTGATTATAATGAATTAAAAAAATTTGATATAAATATCTCTGATTATGTAAATGACCCAATTATTATAAATGAACCTTCATCAGTTTATAAACAACATTATAAATTTTTTATCATCTCAATTTTGATTATTTTAACTCTTAGTATTATTGTTTTGATTTTAAAAGCAAATATTCAAAGAAGAGAAAAAGTGGAACTTGCTTTATCAAATAGATTAGAGTTTGATAAAGTTTTACTTGATACTATTCCAAATCCTATATATTATAAAAATATTGATGGAAAATTTTTAGGCTGTAATACGAGTTTTGAGACTTTGGTAAATAGTACTAGAGATGAAATTATAGGGAAAACTGCTTTTGATTTTTTTCCTTATAAAATAGCTTTAGCAAATACAAAAATTGATAAAGAGTTATTACAAACTTTTTCAACAAGTACCTCTGAATTTACATTTTACACTCCTTCAAATGAGATGAAACATATTATTTTAAACAAAGCTGTTTACAAAAATATAGATGGAACAGTTGGTGGAATTGTTTGTATTATGGATGATATAACTGAAAGAATTCAACAAAAACAATTTTTAATCCAACAAAGTAAACTTGCTGAAATGGGTGATATGATTGCAGCAATTGCCCATCAATGGAATGAACCTTTAGTTGAATTATCAGCTCTTGTTCAAGATATACAAACTTCATATTTATTAAATGAATTAAAAGAGGTAAATGTAAAAGATTTTGTAAATGATTCTATGGTTCAAATAAAATATATGTCAAAAACATTAAGTGATTTTAGAAACTTCTTAAAACCCTCAACAAAGAAAAAACTATTTTCTATTTCAAAAGCTTTAAATGAAATAAATGAAATTATTGGAAAACAGATATTTTATTCAAATATAAAAATGAGTTTTAACTACAAAAATGAGAATGAAGAACTATTAATTTATGGCTATGAAAATGAATTTAAACAAGTTTTATTAAATCTAATAAATAATGCAAAAAATAAAATTGTTGAGAATTACAAAGATTCCCAAGAACATGCAAAAATTGATATAAATATAGAAAGATGCCAAAATTATAATACAATAGAAATTATTGATAATGGTGGTAAAATTGACGAAAAGATAATAAATTCTATTTTTGAACCTTATTTTACAACTAAAGAGAGTGGTACAGGGCTTGGTCTTTATATGGCAAAAGTTATTGTTGAAGACAAAATGAGAGGAAGTATAAAAGTAAGAAATGAAGGTGAAAATGTTGTTTTTACAATAAAACTTCCTCATAAAAAGGTATAA
- a CDS encoding LutC/YkgG family protein — protein sequence MTSKEKILNAIKANNVVKDVKLPSYDNFGIKFEDKFKTFSTMLESVGGKALIIDKKDLDKTIKELYPEEKQIASNVDFCNLGNFYANSFEDAHDLKDIDLAIVKGNFAVAENGAIWMKNPSNRHRALYFIAQNIVIVIDENDILNNMHEAYEKISFENQGYGVFISGPSKTADIEQSLVIGAHGPKSGYVIFVKS from the coding sequence ATGACAAGTAAAGAAAAAATATTAAATGCAATAAAAGCAAACAATGTTGTAAAAGATGTAAAACTTCCTTCATATGATAATTTTGGAATAAAGTTTGAAGATAAATTTAAAACTTTTTCTACAATGCTTGAAAGTGTTGGTGGGAAAGCTTTAATTATTGATAAAAAAGATTTAGACAAAACGATAAAAGAGTTATATCCTGAAGAGAAACAAATAGCATCTAATGTAGATTTTTGTAATTTAGGAAATTTTTATGCAAATAGCTTTGAAGATGCTCATGATTTAAAAGATATTGATTTAGCTATTGTAAAAGGAAATTTTGCAGTTGCAGAAAATGGTGCAATTTGGATGAAAAATCCATCAAATAGACATAGAGCTTTATACTTTATTGCACAAAATATCGTTATTGTTATAGATGAAAATGATATTTTAAACAATATGCATGAAGCATATGAAAAAATCTCTTTTGAAAACCAAGGTTATGGCGTATTTATTTCAGGTCCATCTAAAACTGCAGATATTGAACAATCATTAGTTATTGGAGCTCATGGTCCAAAATCAGGATATGTGATTTTTGTAAAATCTTGA
- a CDS encoding lactate utilization protein B has product MSTNHNHSDNATKFVANDERMHWHDQALWFVREKRDRASKSIPEWEQLREYANQIKTHTMANLDKYLLEFEKNATAKGITVHFACDAKEHNEIVHKILSENNVKKIVKSKSMLTEECHLNPYLESRGIEVIDTDLGERIVQLRNEPPSHIVLPAIHLKKSDVSDTFHEKLGTEKGNYDPTYLTRAARAALREDFLTADAGLTGVNFAIANTGGVVVCTNEGNADMGASVPKLHIASMGIEKIIPRLEDLSVFTRLLARSATGQPITSYTSHFHGSVEGGKMHIIIVDNKRTQFLSSTKNKRALNCIRCGACMNTCPVYRRSGGHSYEYVIPGPIGSILGSARHPELHNSLPFACTLCGSCSNVCPVKIDLDSQLYSLRQDLGNADLIDSKKKMIMKVTTWVMSKPALFDFAGKMARIIVPKLPNFILYNKANVWGKQRDLPKFPPKSFKEMFKEGELDDK; this is encoded by the coding sequence ATGAGTACAAATCACAACCACTCAGATAATGCAACAAAGTTTGTAGCTAATGATGAAAGAATGCATTGGCATGACCAAGCATTATGGTTTGTAAGAGAAAAAAGAGATAGAGCTAGTAAATCTATTCCTGAATGGGAACAATTAAGAGAATATGCAAATCAAATAAAAACTCATACAATGGCTAATTTAGATAAATATCTATTAGAGTTTGAAAAAAATGCAACAGCAAAAGGAATTACAGTTCACTTTGCATGTGATGCCAAAGAGCACAATGAAATTGTTCACAAAATTTTAAGTGAAAATAACGTGAAAAAAATCGTTAAATCTAAATCAATGCTAACAGAAGAGTGTCACTTAAATCCTTACTTAGAAAGTAGAGGAATTGAAGTAATTGATACAGATTTAGGTGAAAGAATTGTACAGCTTAGAAATGAACCACCTTCACATATCGTTCTTCCAGCAATTCACTTAAAAAAATCAGATGTTTCAGATACATTCCATGAAAAACTTGGAACTGAAAAAGGAAACTATGACCCAACTTATCTTACACGAGCTGCACGTGCTGCGCTTAGAGAAGATTTTTTAACTGCTGATGCTGGATTAACTGGAGTTAATTTTGCAATTGCAAATACTGGTGGAGTTGTAGTTTGTACAAATGAAGGAAATGCAGATATGGGAGCGAGTGTTCCTAAACTTCATATTGCTTCAATGGGTATTGAAAAAATTATTCCAAGACTTGAAGATTTATCTGTATTTACAAGATTATTAGCAAGAAGTGCAACTGGACAACCAATTACTTCATATACTTCACATTTCCATGGAAGTGTTGAGGGTGGAAAAATGCACATAATTATTGTTGATAATAAAAGAACTCAATTCTTATCATCAACAAAAAATAAAAGAGCATTAAATTGTATTAGATGTGGTGCATGTATGAATACATGTCCTGTTTATAGAAGAAGTGGTGGTCACTCGTATGAATATGTAATTCCAGGACCAATTGGTTCTATTTTAGGAAGTGCAAGACATCCAGAACTTCATAACTCTTTACCTTTTGCATGTACATTATGTGGTTCATGTTCAAATGTATGTCCAGTTAAAATTGATTTAGATTCACAACTTTATAGTCTAAGACAAGATTTAGGAAATGCTGATTTAATTGATAGCAAAAAGAAAATGATTATGAAAGTAACCACTTGGGTGATGAGTAAACCTGCGTTATTTGACTTTGCTGGAAAAATGGCAAGAATTATTGTTCCAAAACTTCCAAATTTTATACTTTATAATAAAGCAAATGTTTGGGGGAAACAAAGAGACTTACCAAAATTCCCACCAAAAAGCTTTAAAGAGATGTTCAAAGAAGGAGAATTAGATGACAAGTAA
- a CDS encoding (Fe-S)-binding protein — MKIGLFIPCFMNELYPDICKATYKLLKNQGLNIDYPLSQTCCGQPMANSGCSKDVKTLAINFVKTFKDYDYIVAPSGSCVSMVKEHYAEFFNDDKDFNKVKTSIYEVCEFLHDVIKLENIKFDHSFPYKVGVHNSCHGHRVLKLATASELNIPYNSKLKNLLNKVNDIELVTLRREDECCGFGGTFSVAEEAISVAMGKDRIKDHIDSEAKIITGADMSCLMHMDGIINRDKNPIKVMHIVEILAGVRP; from the coding sequence ATGAAAATTGGTTTATTTATTCCATGTTTTATGAATGAATTGTATCCAGACATTTGTAAAGCAACATACAAACTACTAAAAAATCAGGGTTTAAATATTGATTACCCTTTAAGTCAAACTTGCTGTGGACAGCCTATGGCAAACTCTGGCTGTTCAAAAGATGTAAAAACTTTAGCTATAAATTTTGTAAAAACATTTAAAGATTATGATTACATTGTAGCACCAAGTGGTTCATGTGTTTCAATGGTAAAAGAGCATTATGCAGAATTTTTTAATGACGATAAAGATTTTAATAAAGTAAAAACTTCGATTTATGAAGTTTGCGAATTTTTACATGATGTAATTAAACTTGAAAATATTAAATTTGACCACTCTTTCCCTTATAAAGTTGGAGTTCACAACTCTTGTCACGGACATAGAGTTTTAAAACTTGCAACTGCAAGTGAACTTAATATTCCTTATAATTCAAAATTAAAAAACCTATTAAATAAAGTAAATGATATTGAATTAGTTACATTAAGAAGAGAAGATGAGTGTTGTGGATTTGGTGGAACATTTAGTGTTGCAGAAGAAGCAATTTCAGTTGCAATGGGAAAAGATAGAATCAAAGACCACATAGATTCAGAGGCTAAAATCATAACAGGTGCTGACATGTCGTGTTTAATGCATATGGATGGAATTATAAATAGAGATAAAAATCCAATCAAAGTTATGCATATAGTTGAAATTCTTGCAGGAGTTAGACCATGA
- a CDS encoding class I SAM-dependent methyltransferase, producing the protein MNKFQNNKNTLFYEKSVRRYGVSAKGVQWNSKYTQYKRFEILTSFIQNIENHSLIDAGCGFGEYYNYLIKNNKSPKSYIGIDCEKMMIDLASKRFSNIDFKIQNIIKDELQISDYYICSGAMNILNFDEISIFIQKCFNSSNIAFVFNFLKNDSLTNIKVDEILTYCRTLTKKIKIKEHYLENDITIYLEK; encoded by the coding sequence TTGAACAAATTTCAAAATAATAAAAATACTCTATTTTATGAAAAATCTGTAAGAAGATATGGAGTTAGTGCCAAAGGTGTTCAATGGAATTCAAAATACACTCAATATAAAAGATTTGAGATTCTAACAAGTTTTATTCAAAATATAGAAAATCATTCTTTAATAGATGCTGGTTGTGGATTTGGAGAATATTATAACTATTTAATTAAAAATAATAAATCTCCTAAATCTTATATAGGAATTGATTGTGAAAAAATGATGATTGATTTAGCTTCAAAAAGATTTTCAAATATAGATTTTAAAATCCAAAATATAATAAAAGATGAGTTACAAATAAGTGATTATTATATTTGTAGTGGAGCTATGAACATTTTAAATTTTGATGAAATTTCAATTTTTATACAAAAATGTTTTAACTCATCTAATATTGCTTTTGTATTTAATTTTTTAAAAAATGATTCTCTTACAAATATAAAAGTGGATGAAATTTTAACTTATTGTAGAACTTTGACAAAAAAAATAAAAATAAAAGAACACTATTTAGAAAATGATATAACTATTTATTTGGAAAAATAA